From the Lolium rigidum isolate FL_2022 chromosome 2, APGP_CSIRO_Lrig_0.1, whole genome shotgun sequence genome, one window contains:
- the LOC124686707 gene encoding TBC1 domain family member 22A-like, with the protein MGKKVKAVPEWLNSPIWSTPPPAPAPADPFGADFARPVAPPPEPPPSVPPPPMYEQAVGSYAGREREEEGAGAGAALRAHLLADFKSALSKKMVNMGELRRLACLGVPDGGGDVRPPVWKLLLGYLPTERSLWPYELEKKRSQYSAYKDEFLLNPVVCQRRHRQRSELLLQAVTLVELW; encoded by the exons ATGGGGAAGAAGGTGAAGGCCGTGCCGGAGTGGCTGAACAGCCCAATCTGGTCgaccccgccgccggcgccggcccccGCGGACCCCTTCGGCGCCGACTTCGCGCGGCCAGTGGCGCCGCCCCCCgagccgccgccctccgtcccgcCGCCGCCCATGTACGAGCAGGCGGTGGGTTCCTACGCCGGCCGCGAGAGGGAAGAGGAGGGCGCTGGCGCTGGCGCCGCTCTCCGGGCGCACCTGCTCGCCGACTTCAAGTCCGCG CTGTCGAAGAAGATGGTGAACATGGGGGAGTTGCGGCGGCTCGCGTGCCTTGGCGtgcccgacggcggcggcgacgtgcggCCTCCCGTGTGGAAG CTTCTCTTGGGATATTTGCCAACTGAAAGATCTTTATGGCCTTATGAATTGGAAAAGAAGCGGAGCCAGTACAGTGCATATAAAGACGAGTTTCTTCTAAATCCT GTGGTGTGCCAGCGACGACATCGACAGAGGAGCGAGCTTCTTCTTCAGGCGGTAACACTCGTGGAGTTGTGGTAG